A genomic window from Archocentrus centrarchus isolate MPI-CPG fArcCen1 chromosome 2, fArcCen1, whole genome shotgun sequence includes:
- the prkag3a gene encoding 5'-AMP-activated protein kinase subunit gamma-1 isoform X2, which yields MEPRSQVSFPERKQETQNQVRCDQLVSFLPEADTPVYMKFMKSHRCYDAIPTSCKLVIFDTTLQVKKAFFALVANGVRAAPLWDSKLQRFVGMLTITDFINILHCCYKSPMVQMYELESHKIETWRGDSLRNVYLQYSNNSLISISPEASLFEAIYSLLRYKIHRLPVIDPESGNVLHILTHKRILKFLHIFGKKLPKPAFTQRPIQELGIGTFRNIATVHQTSSVYDALSIFVERRVSALPVVDEQGKVVALYSRFDVINLAAQKTYNNLDMTMQQAVERRTCCVEGVIKCYPHETLETVIDRIVKAEVHRLVLVDRADVVKGIISLSDLLQAMVLTPAGIDALLS from the exons ATGGAGCCTCGTTCACAG GTGTCATTCCCAGAAAGGAAGCAGGAAACACAGAATCAAG TGCGTTGTGACCAGCTGGTGTCATTTCTCCCAGAGGCTGATACCCCAGTCTACATGAAATTCATGAAAAGTCACCGCTGCTATGATGCCATTCCAACCAGCTGTAAACTGGTCATATTTGATACCACATTACAA GTAAAAAAGGCCTTTTTTGCACTGGTGGCAAATGGTGTGAGGGCTGCACCTCTATGGGACAGCAAGTTGCAGAGATTTGTGG GCATGCTGACTATTACAGATTTCATCAACATCCTTCACTGCTGTTATAAGTCCCCCATG GTTCAGATGTATGAGCTTGAGAGCCATAAGATAGAAACATGGAGAGGTGATTCACTTCGAA ATGTCTATTTACAGTATTCCAATAACTCCCTCATTAGTATCTCTCCAGAGGCCAG CCTCTTCGAAGCCATCTATTCCTTACTCAGATACAAAATCCACAGGTTGCCTGTGATCGATCCAGAGTCTGGGAATGTCCTGCACATTTTGACCCACAAAAGAATCCTCAAGTTCCTCCATATATTT GGGAAAAAACTTCCCAAGCCTGCATTCACACAGAGGCCGATCCAGGAGCTTGGGATAGGAACTTTCAGGAACATCGCCACTGTCCACCAAACATCATCAGTTTACGATGCCCTCTCCATATTTGTGGAGAGGCGGGTGTCTGCACTGCCAGTGGTGGACGAACAAG GGAAAGTGGTGGCACTCTACTCCAGATTTGATGTCATT AACCTAGCAGCCCAGAAGACTTACAACAATCTGGACATGACAATGCAGCAGGCTGTTGAGAGGCGCACATGTTGTGTTGAGGGGGTGATCAAGTGCTATCCACATGAAACCCTGGAAACCGTTATAGACCGCATAGTCAAAGCTGAG GTCCATCGGCTGGTCCTGGTGGACAGGGCTGATGTGGTGAAAGGTATCATCTCTCTGTCTGACCTGCTGCAGGCCATGGTCTTAACCCCTGCAGGTATCGATGCCCTCTTGTCCTAG
- the prkag3a gene encoding 5'-AMP-activated protein kinase subunit gamma-1 isoform X3 codes for MEPRSQVSFPERKQETQNQVRCDQLVSFLPEADTPVYMKFMKSHRCYDAIPTSCKLVIFDTTLQVKKAFFALVANGVRAAPLWDSKLQRFVGMLTITDFINILHCCYKSPMVQMYELESHKIETWRDVYLQYSNNSLISISPEASLFEAIYSLLRYKIHRLPVIDPESGNVLHILTHKRILKFLHIFGKKLPKPAFTQRPIQELGIGTFRNIATVHQTSSVYDALSIFVERRVSALPVVDEQGKVVALYSRFDVINLAAQKTYNNLDMTMQQAVERRTCCVEGVIKCYPHETLETVIDRIVKAEVHRLVLVDRADVVKGIISLSDLLQAMVLTPAGIDALLS; via the exons ATGGAGCCTCGTTCACAG GTGTCATTCCCAGAAAGGAAGCAGGAAACACAGAATCAAG TGCGTTGTGACCAGCTGGTGTCATTTCTCCCAGAGGCTGATACCCCAGTCTACATGAAATTCATGAAAAGTCACCGCTGCTATGATGCCATTCCAACCAGCTGTAAACTGGTCATATTTGATACCACATTACAA GTAAAAAAGGCCTTTTTTGCACTGGTGGCAAATGGTGTGAGGGCTGCACCTCTATGGGACAGCAAGTTGCAGAGATTTGTGG GCATGCTGACTATTACAGATTTCATCAACATCCTTCACTGCTGTTATAAGTCCCCCATG GTTCAGATGTATGAGCTTGAGAGCCATAAGATAGAAACATGGAGAG ATGTCTATTTACAGTATTCCAATAACTCCCTCATTAGTATCTCTCCAGAGGCCAG CCTCTTCGAAGCCATCTATTCCTTACTCAGATACAAAATCCACAGGTTGCCTGTGATCGATCCAGAGTCTGGGAATGTCCTGCACATTTTGACCCACAAAAGAATCCTCAAGTTCCTCCATATATTT GGGAAAAAACTTCCCAAGCCTGCATTCACACAGAGGCCGATCCAGGAGCTTGGGATAGGAACTTTCAGGAACATCGCCACTGTCCACCAAACATCATCAGTTTACGATGCCCTCTCCATATTTGTGGAGAGGCGGGTGTCTGCACTGCCAGTGGTGGACGAACAAG GGAAAGTGGTGGCACTCTACTCCAGATTTGATGTCATT AACCTAGCAGCCCAGAAGACTTACAACAATCTGGACATGACAATGCAGCAGGCTGTTGAGAGGCGCACATGTTGTGTTGAGGGGGTGATCAAGTGCTATCCACATGAAACCCTGGAAACCGTTATAGACCGCATAGTCAAAGCTGAG GTCCATCGGCTGGTCCTGGTGGACAGGGCTGATGTGGTGAAAGGTATCATCTCTCTGTCTGACCTGCTGCAGGCCATGGTCTTAACCCCTGCAGGTATCGATGCCCTCTTGTCCTAG
- the prkag3a gene encoding 5'-AMP-activated protein kinase subunit gamma-1 isoform X1, producing the protein MEPRSQVSFPERKQETQNQVRCDQLVSFLPEADTPVYMKFMKSHRCYDAIPTSCKLVIFDTTLQVKKAFFALVANGVRAAPLWDSKLQRFVGMLTITDFINILHCCYKSPMVQMYELESHKIETWRGDSLRSKYGNVYLQYSNNSLISISPEASLFEAIYSLLRYKIHRLPVIDPESGNVLHILTHKRILKFLHIFGKKLPKPAFTQRPIQELGIGTFRNIATVHQTSSVYDALSIFVERRVSALPVVDEQGKVVALYSRFDVINLAAQKTYNNLDMTMQQAVERRTCCVEGVIKCYPHETLETVIDRIVKAEVHRLVLVDRADVVKGIISLSDLLQAMVLTPAGIDALLS; encoded by the exons ATGGAGCCTCGTTCACAG GTGTCATTCCCAGAAAGGAAGCAGGAAACACAGAATCAAG TGCGTTGTGACCAGCTGGTGTCATTTCTCCCAGAGGCTGATACCCCAGTCTACATGAAATTCATGAAAAGTCACCGCTGCTATGATGCCATTCCAACCAGCTGTAAACTGGTCATATTTGATACCACATTACAA GTAAAAAAGGCCTTTTTTGCACTGGTGGCAAATGGTGTGAGGGCTGCACCTCTATGGGACAGCAAGTTGCAGAGATTTGTGG GCATGCTGACTATTACAGATTTCATCAACATCCTTCACTGCTGTTATAAGTCCCCCATG GTTCAGATGTATGAGCTTGAGAGCCATAAGATAGAAACATGGAGAGGTGATTCACTTCGAAGTAAATACGGAA ATGTCTATTTACAGTATTCCAATAACTCCCTCATTAGTATCTCTCCAGAGGCCAG CCTCTTCGAAGCCATCTATTCCTTACTCAGATACAAAATCCACAGGTTGCCTGTGATCGATCCAGAGTCTGGGAATGTCCTGCACATTTTGACCCACAAAAGAATCCTCAAGTTCCTCCATATATTT GGGAAAAAACTTCCCAAGCCTGCATTCACACAGAGGCCGATCCAGGAGCTTGGGATAGGAACTTTCAGGAACATCGCCACTGTCCACCAAACATCATCAGTTTACGATGCCCTCTCCATATTTGTGGAGAGGCGGGTGTCTGCACTGCCAGTGGTGGACGAACAAG GGAAAGTGGTGGCACTCTACTCCAGATTTGATGTCATT AACCTAGCAGCCCAGAAGACTTACAACAATCTGGACATGACAATGCAGCAGGCTGTTGAGAGGCGCACATGTTGTGTTGAGGGGGTGATCAAGTGCTATCCACATGAAACCCTGGAAACCGTTATAGACCGCATAGTCAAAGCTGAG GTCCATCGGCTGGTCCTGGTGGACAGGGCTGATGTGGTGAAAGGTATCATCTCTCTGTCTGACCTGCTGCAGGCCATGGTCTTAACCCCTGCAGGTATCGATGCCCTCTTGTCCTAG
- the cnppd1 gene encoding protein CNPPD1, with translation MDFNALFNEKTFQLSDFQEFTFLPGHQKLTERVRKRLYYGLDKEVSLDALSCPVTDIAVEIFQKSAPSPIRKLQKKYAAHVAREACISPCAMMLALVYIERLRHRNPEYLQKISSSDLFLISMMVASKYLYDEGEEEEVFNDEWGAAGKLDVQTVNNLEMNFLNAIEWSLFTEPNDFFHLLNQLETSIAERQGMKRGWFTYTDLCVLLEHSAWSQALTAIYQHFSKVSCMLGLVYLTGVAGLIATSAVIHQLSLSRGGQSLLPPGEISLTHFSTSNLSPETSSPARRLPCCVLANKSLNPQTGTLGSRQHHSQVPQSSSAQTSILCLWGSLLASMGHIHPEKKPDVEASQTWSPVSLICPGCLATLSPLECGLRNTSSVLIHGPLENHRPHSSRLSSSLFGTAKPSLDSQIEIFPPIHLQPCHLESVLPVDKVQALLMPG, from the exons ATGGATTTCAACGCTTTATTTAACGAAAAGACATTTCAGCTCTCGGATTTCCAAGAGTTCACG TTTCTTCCTGGACACCAGAAACTAACCGAAAGAGTGAGAAAGCGACTATATTATGGCCTGGACAAAGAGGTTTCCCTAGATGCCCTTTCCTGCCCCGTTACAG ATATTGCCGTTGAAATCTTCCAAAAGTCTGCCCCAAGCCCAATACGAAAGCTCCAGAAGAAGTATGCTGCCCACGTAGCCAG GGAGGCTTGCATTTCTCCATGTGCCATGATGCTGGCTCTAGTTTACATAGAAAGGCTCAGACATAGAAACCCCGAATACCTGCAAAAGATCTCCTCTTCTGACCTCTTTCTGATCTCCATG ATGGTTGCCAGCAAGTACCTGTATGACGaaggcgaggaggaggaggttttcAACGATGAGTGGGGAGCAGCTGGGAAGCTGGATGTCCAAACTGTAAACAACCTGGAGATGAACTTTTTGAATGCTATT GAGTGGAGCCTCTTCACAGAGCCAAATGACTTCTTTCATTTACTAAATCAACTGGAGACCAG CATTGCGGAACGGCAGGGGATGAAACGTGGCTGGTTCACCTACACTGACCTCTGTGTGCTGCTGGAGCACTCTGCATGGAGTCAAGCCCTCACAGCCATCTATCAGCACTTTAGTAAG GTATCCTGTATGCTTGGCCTGGTCTATCTAACCGGTGTGGCTGGCCTTATTGCCACCAGCGCTGTGATACACCAGCTCAGTCTCTCTAGAGGTGGCCAGTCTCTGCTTCCTCCTGGTGagatcagcctgacccactttTCGACTTCCAACCTGAGTCCAGAAACCTCTTCTCCGGCCCGCCGCCTCCCTTGTTGTGTTCTGGCCAACAAGAGTCTTAACCCTCAGACTGGCACACTTGGAAGCAGGCAACACCACAGTCAAGTCCCCCAATCGTCTTCCGCACAAACATCTATATTGTGTCTCTGGGGTTCCCTCCTCGCCTCGATGGGTCATATACatcctgaaaagaaacctgacGTGGAAGCTTCCCAAACCTGGTCTCCTGTGTCCTTAATCTGTCCTGGCTGCCTTGCAACACTTTCTCCTCTTGAGTGTGGGCTTCGAAACACCTCATCAGTCCTCATTCACGGCCCGCTTGAAAACCATCGTCCTCATTCATCACGGTTGTCCTCCAGCCTCTTCGGTACAGCAAAGCCAAGTCTGGACTCTCAAATAGAGATTTTTCCTCCCATACACCTGCAACCTTGCCATCTGGAGTCTGTGCTACCTGTCGACAAAGTCCAAGCTCTGCTCATGCCTGGCTAG